The following are encoded together in the Candidatus Tumulicola sp. genome:
- a CDS encoding ferredoxin family protein: MAYVITEPCIGTKDKSCVDVCPVDCIHGKDDDEMLFIDPEVCIDCGACVSACPVEAIFADSDVPAQYESYTEINAAYFRDENKSS, from the coding sequence ATGGCCTACGTCATTACCGAACCGTGTATCGGCACGAAGGACAAGTCGTGCGTCGACGTTTGTCCGGTCGACTGTATCCACGGAAAAGATGACGACGAAATGCTCTTCATCGATCCCGAAGTGTGCATCGATTGCGGAGCGTGCGTTTCAGCCTGCCCGGTCGAAGCCATCTTTGCCGACTCCGACGTACCGGCGCAGTATGAGAGCTACACCGAAATCAACGCCGCGTACTTTCGCGACGAGAACAAGTCGTCGTGA
- a CDS encoding AAA family ATPase gives MNTLCDGCGNRPVPTIAGIKQLCADCARKRIGSGALPFLGAAVAAAGLIAGGILLSERMQNGDESRKGGSPLDELNRRFRGTPTLANFSRDLTELAREGKLDPVIGRDDEIERVVSILARRSKNNPVLVGEPGVGKTAIVEGLAQRIVAGSVPPSLAGRRVLALTLGPLVAGTKYRGEFEGRVKKILDEVKRSARDVVLFIDELHTLVGAGAAEGSLDLSSMIKPELARGELQCIGATTFVEYRKYIESDAALERRFQPVMVDEPSVEETVTILAGLSDGYARHHRVRIEPEAIEAAAALSARYIADRFLPDKAIDLMDEAAASVALRNRGASDSPSVTAEDVAGVVTRWTGIPQAALTESQANRLLALETTLSDRVVGQAPAIAAVASAIRRARAGLQDPHKPLGTFLFRGPSGVGKTELAKALAEALFGSESALVRIDLSEFAEQHSVSRLIGAPPGYAGHDEPGQLTEPVRRRPYCVVLFDELEKAHADVAALLLQLLDEGRVTDAKGRTVDFRHALIVLTTNLEDDEMTFALRPEFLNRIDEIVTFAPLGLPEIEAIVAIHVDGLAARLGARDVRLRLSETARRFLADEALAAGSGARYVGRTVSRHVSTPLSTAILRGALPPGSTAGVDVSDGALIVRAA, from the coding sequence ATGAACACCCTTTGCGACGGTTGCGGCAACCGCCCAGTTCCCACGATCGCCGGCATCAAGCAGCTCTGCGCCGACTGCGCGCGCAAACGAATCGGATCGGGCGCATTGCCCTTCCTCGGCGCTGCCGTCGCAGCTGCCGGTCTGATTGCCGGCGGTATTCTACTTTCCGAACGGATGCAAAACGGTGACGAAAGCCGCAAAGGCGGATCGCCGCTCGACGAGCTGAACCGCCGCTTTCGAGGAACGCCCACGCTGGCGAATTTCTCGCGCGATCTCACCGAGCTCGCTCGCGAAGGCAAGCTGGATCCGGTGATCGGACGCGACGACGAGATCGAACGGGTCGTTTCGATCTTGGCGCGTCGCAGCAAAAACAACCCCGTGCTGGTCGGCGAACCCGGCGTCGGTAAAACCGCCATCGTCGAGGGTCTCGCGCAACGCATCGTCGCCGGATCCGTACCGCCCTCGTTAGCAGGCCGGCGCGTGCTGGCGCTGACACTGGGGCCGCTCGTCGCGGGAACGAAATATCGCGGCGAGTTCGAAGGCCGCGTCAAGAAGATCCTAGATGAAGTCAAACGCAGCGCGCGCGACGTCGTGCTGTTCATCGACGAGTTGCACACCCTGGTCGGTGCCGGCGCTGCCGAAGGATCGCTCGATCTCAGTTCTATGATCAAGCCGGAGCTAGCGCGCGGCGAGTTGCAATGCATCGGCGCGACCACGTTCGTCGAATACCGCAAATACATCGAATCCGACGCCGCCTTGGAACGCCGCTTCCAACCGGTGATGGTCGACGAGCCGAGCGTCGAGGAAACCGTTACGATTCTCGCAGGTTTGAGCGACGGCTACGCTCGCCACCATCGCGTTCGAATCGAACCCGAAGCCATCGAGGCGGCCGCCGCCCTTTCGGCGCGCTACATCGCGGATCGATTCTTGCCGGATAAAGCGATCGACTTGATGGACGAGGCGGCCGCCTCTGTGGCATTGCGAAACCGCGGGGCCTCCGACTCTCCGTCCGTAACGGCAGAAGACGTCGCAGGTGTCGTCACGCGGTGGACCGGCATCCCGCAAGCCGCGCTCACCGAATCGCAAGCCAACCGGCTTCTCGCGCTCGAAACGACGTTAAGCGACCGAGTCGTCGGACAAGCGCCTGCGATCGCCGCGGTGGCATCGGCGATTCGTCGCGCGCGAGCGGGTCTACAAGACCCGCATAAACCACTTGGCACGTTTCTTTTTCGCGGTCCCAGCGGCGTCGGCAAAACCGAACTCGCAAAGGCGCTGGCCGAGGCGTTGTTCGGCAGCGAATCCGCACTCGTGCGGATCGACCTGTCGGAGTTTGCCGAACAACATTCGGTGTCGCGCTTGATCGGCGCGCCTCCCGGATATGCCGGCCACGACGAACCGGGTCAATTGACAGAACCGGTGCGTCGCCGTCCATATTGTGTCGTGCTGTTCGACGAACTGGAAAAAGCGCACGCCGACGTTGCCGCGTTGCTCCTACAGTTGCTCGATGAAGGGCGGGTGACCGACGCCAAGGGACGCACGGTCGATTTCCGTCATGCGTTGATCGTGCTCACGACCAACTTAGAAGACGACGAGATGACGTTCGCGCTACGGCCCGAGTTTCTCAATCGTATCGACGAGATCGTAACCTTCGCACCATTAGGCCTTCCGGAAATCGAAGCTATCGTCGCGATTCATGTCGATGGATTGGCGGCGAGGCTGGGCGCGCGCGACGTACGTCTGCGGCTCAGCGAGACCGCCAGGCGTTTCTTGGCCGACGAAGCGCTGGCGGCCGGATCGGGTGCTCGATATGTCGGGCGGACGGTCTCGCGACACGTTTCGACGCCGCTGTCGACGGCGATACTGCGCGGTGCCTTGCCGCCGGGAAGCACCGCCGGTGTGGACGTTTCCGATGGAGCGTTAATCGTACGCGCTGCGTAG
- a CDS encoding response regulator transcription factor, giving the protein MNGSLEAKTTRNPFIRGRELNKKILVVDDESAILQTLRFNLERSGYAVVTASDGRSAIATAQREQPDLIVLDIMLPTLDGIEACKEIRKFSSVPIIMLTAKDQEIDKVLALELGADDYVTKPFALHEFLARIKARLRRQLPIQSGHDEAIALGDIVLDPSRQQLTVRGTIVALAPKEFALLRVLMENNGRVVTRQTLLDKVWGYDFEGEQQTVSVHVRWLREKIEEDARTPRHILTVRSRGYMFKAS; this is encoded by the coding sequence ATGAACGGATCGCTGGAAGCGAAGACGACGCGTAACCCATTTATCCGGGGACGCGAGCTCAACAAGAAGATCTTGGTCGTCGACGATGAGTCGGCGATCTTGCAGACGCTACGCTTCAATCTCGAACGAAGCGGCTACGCGGTTGTCACGGCCAGTGACGGGCGTAGTGCGATCGCGACCGCGCAGCGCGAACAACCGGATCTGATCGTGCTCGATATCATGCTGCCGACCCTCGACGGGATCGAGGCCTGCAAGGAAATCCGCAAGTTTAGTTCGGTGCCGATCATTATGCTGACGGCAAAGGATCAAGAGATCGACAAGGTGTTGGCGCTCGAGCTGGGAGCCGATGACTACGTTACCAAGCCGTTCGCGCTGCACGAATTTCTAGCGCGCATCAAAGCGCGATTGCGGCGGCAGCTGCCGATCCAGTCCGGCCACGACGAGGCGATCGCGCTGGGCGATATCGTTCTCGACCCGTCCCGGCAACAGCTCACGGTGCGCGGCACGATCGTTGCATTGGCCCCCAAAGAATTCGCGCTGCTACGCGTCCTGATGGAAAACAACGGACGAGTAGTGACGCGCCAGACACTGCTCGATAAAGTTTGGGGTTACGATTTCGAGGGCGAGCAGCAAACGGTCAGCGTACACGTTCGCTGGTTGCGCGAGAAGATTGAGGAAGACGCCCGTACGCCACGTCATATTCTGACGGTGCGCAGCCGGGGTTACATGTTCAAGGCTTCGTAA
- a CDS encoding NHL repeat-containing protein, with translation MNVRAGKLLAAAALAGVAACAGGGGQGGSSLLPGGPNAQSAFGPVPSGTTVVRVRMPGSSAFPTASAMPTTGPVAQPPLASSPPPVTGVSTAPTLAAQSMAISFSGPTTMSQTVSFGSPTSNCVAATNATTCQAAFPLAPGTYTATVTLYSSSVPSPVAALNAQQTIAFTVSYAGSNVVNLAYGGTPAQAQLVPGASNAAANAQGGIDLFGAGKHLLLAQLVDAYQNVLLEPSQPAYSVMQTSGAAAMTVLPQGGSSNAFVVSPSAPYSGTATLRTNAAFSTPANPCSAPSASCSGTSSVDVRQIVAVANSAANTVTLYAAGSTALLATIPGVNNPQALVFDPSGDLFVASTPGSVAEYAPPYTGSATTIGSGVNHPQALALDSRGNLFVANGNGSNSVTVYSAPYGGSPTAVIGNGVNDPVSLALDAANDVFVVNQSAGTVTEYAPPYLAPAVTLSNGLNGPNSVAIDGRGNLFVSNVNATPNSVVQFVPPFAASSQPAVTITSGVNEQGAIALTPAATLFVPNQGANTVTAYGPPYSGAPTTITGGQNQPVALAIDAQGNLYVANYGNSTITQYAPPYSGMSWLTLSTGVGAPQALALSPATSAFAVP, from the coding sequence ATGAACGTGCGCGCCGGAAAGCTGCTTGCCGCAGCGGCTTTGGCCGGCGTCGCCGCATGCGCGGGCGGCGGCGGACAAGGTGGTTCGTCGCTGCTTCCAGGCGGCCCTAACGCGCAAAGTGCGTTCGGCCCGGTGCCGAGCGGTACCACCGTTGTGCGCGTGCGTATGCCCGGGTCGTCGGCCTTCCCGACGGCGAGTGCGATGCCGACGACCGGACCGGTCGCGCAGCCGCCGCTCGCGTCGTCGCCCCCTCCGGTCACCGGCGTTTCGACGGCTCCAACCCTAGCCGCGCAAAGCATGGCGATTTCGTTCAGCGGTCCGACCACGATGTCGCAGACGGTGTCGTTCGGATCGCCGACATCGAATTGTGTTGCCGCAACAAATGCCACGACCTGCCAAGCCGCGTTCCCGTTGGCACCCGGAACCTACACTGCAACCGTCACGCTGTATTCGTCCAGCGTTCCATCGCCGGTGGCGGCGCTCAACGCGCAGCAGACCATCGCGTTCACGGTATCGTATGCCGGTTCGAACGTCGTGAACTTGGCATACGGCGGAACGCCCGCGCAAGCGCAACTCGTGCCGGGTGCATCGAACGCAGCTGCGAACGCGCAGGGCGGGATCGATCTCTTTGGCGCCGGTAAACACTTGCTGCTCGCTCAGCTCGTCGATGCCTATCAAAACGTCTTACTGGAGCCGTCGCAGCCGGCGTATTCGGTGATGCAAACGAGCGGCGCCGCAGCCATGACCGTGTTGCCTCAAGGAGGTTCGTCAAACGCGTTCGTCGTGTCGCCGTCAGCTCCATATTCCGGTACTGCGACGTTGCGCACGAACGCTGCATTTTCGACGCCTGCCAATCCATGTTCGGCGCCGTCTGCCTCCTGTAGCGGGACGAGTTCCGTCGACGTGCGGCAAATCGTCGCGGTCGCAAACTCCGCGGCAAACACGGTAACGCTGTACGCCGCCGGATCGACCGCCTTATTGGCAACGATTCCCGGGGTGAATAATCCGCAGGCGCTGGTGTTCGATCCGTCCGGCGATTTGTTCGTCGCGAGCACGCCCGGCAGCGTAGCCGAATATGCGCCACCCTACACCGGGAGCGCGACGACGATTGGAAGCGGCGTCAATCATCCGCAGGCCCTCGCGCTCGACTCCCGCGGAAACCTATTCGTCGCTAACGGCAACGGCAGCAACTCCGTTACGGTGTATTCCGCTCCATATGGGGGTTCGCCGACGGCGGTGATCGGCAATGGCGTCAACGATCCGGTGAGTCTCGCGCTCGACGCGGCCAACGACGTATTCGTCGTGAACCAAAGCGCCGGAACGGTGACCGAATATGCGCCGCCCTACCTCGCGCCGGCGGTGACGCTATCGAATGGTTTGAATGGGCCGAACTCCGTCGCAATCGACGGCCGCGGCAATCTCTTCGTTTCGAACGTCAACGCAACGCCGAACTCGGTCGTTCAGTTTGTGCCGCCGTTCGCCGCTTCGAGTCAGCCCGCAGTGACGATCACAAGCGGTGTGAACGAGCAAGGCGCGATTGCGCTAACGCCTGCCGCGACGCTCTTCGTTCCCAACCAAGGCGCGAATACGGTCACGGCATACGGTCCGCCGTATTCTGGAGCGCCTACGACGATTACCGGCGGACAAAATCAGCCGGTCGCGCTTGCAATCGATGCGCAAGGCAATCTCTACGTCGCGAACTACGGAAACAGTACGATCACGCAATACGCGCCTCCGTATTCCGGAATGTCATGGCTCACGCTGTCGACCGGAGTCGGTGCGCCGCAAGCGCTAGCGTTATCGCCGGCGACCAGCGCCTTCGCAGTCCCCTAA
- a CDS encoding NifU family protein, translating into MSTIEERVNAALDRVRPGIAADGGEVWLTEVRDGVAFVQMLGACGGCPASTMTLKGAIETVVCAEVPEIREVVQI; encoded by the coding sequence ATGTCGACGATCGAAGAACGCGTCAACGCAGCGCTCGACCGGGTGCGCCCCGGCATCGCTGCCGACGGCGGCGAGGTCTGGTTAACCGAAGTGCGCGACGGCGTTGCGTTCGTGCAAATGCTGGGGGCGTGCGGAGGTTGTCCCGCTTCGACGATGACGCTCAAGGGCGCGATCGAAACGGTCGTGTGTGCCGAAGTGCCGGAGATTCGAGAAGTGGTTCAGATCTGA
- a CDS encoding GlsB/YeaQ/YmgE family stress response membrane protein, whose product MGILAWLVFGLIVGIVAKWIIPGEGPAGILGDIVVGVIGAFIGGWIYFEFGHAGITGFNFPSIVCAVLGAVITLFLIRLVRGRTA is encoded by the coding sequence ATGGGCATTCTCGCTTGGCTTGTTTTCGGGTTAATCGTCGGCATCGTCGCGAAGTGGATCATCCCGGGTGAGGGACCCGCCGGGATTCTCGGTGACATCGTCGTTGGAGTCATCGGCGCCTTTATAGGCGGCTGGATCTATTTCGAGTTCGGTCACGCCGGGATCACCGGGTTCAATTTCCCGAGTATCGTCTGCGCCGTTCTCGGCGCCGTCATCACGCTGTTTCTCATCCGCTTGGTTCGCGGCCGAACCGCATAG
- a CDS encoding TlpA disulfide reductase family protein, protein MGERSLRALAPIALIAVAACSGGSQGAAQVAAAGSQAPDYSGTTIDGKPFSLKALRGKVVYLNFFASWCGPCNEEAPSIDKESQAESKAGLQVVGIDVLESPAKAKFFRTEHSLTYPIVADDGTLRTEYSINGLPVHAFIDRKGVVSKIVVGEMSPSQIQSTVAQLLR, encoded by the coding sequence ATGGGTGAGCGTTCGTTGCGTGCTCTCGCGCCGATAGCGTTGATCGCCGTAGCCGCGTGCAGCGGCGGTTCGCAAGGTGCGGCGCAGGTCGCGGCCGCGGGTTCGCAGGCGCCCGACTATAGCGGCACGACGATCGACGGCAAGCCGTTTTCGCTCAAAGCGCTCCGCGGCAAGGTCGTGTACCTCAACTTTTTCGCCAGTTGGTGCGGGCCATGTAACGAGGAGGCGCCTTCGATCGATAAGGAATCTCAGGCGGAGAGCAAGGCCGGCCTGCAAGTCGTCGGCATCGACGTTCTCGAGTCCCCGGCCAAAGCCAAGTTCTTTCGCACCGAGCATTCTCTGACGTATCCGATCGTCGCCGACGACGGTACCTTACGCACCGAGTATTCGATCAACGGTTTGCCGGTGCACGCCTTCATCGATCGAAAGGGCGTTGTGAGCAAGATCGTCGTTGGTGAAATGTCGCCGTCGCAAATACAAAGCACGGTAGCGCAACTTTTGCGATGA
- a CDS encoding NAD(P)-dependent oxidoreductase: protein MSERAGFVGLGTMGEPMARALRRSGFWVTACAHRRRDALDRLISGDGVVEAADPAAVGRESDVAFVCVPDAPQVEDALFGEHGLAGGLAPGSIVVDCSTISPISSVSFAARLRERGIRFADAPVSGGPARAAAGTLTIMAGAQPNDYERIRPMLAAMGNAHRVGDVGMGETVKLVNQIVIANVMIANAEALTFAQRAGADLDAVRQILSSATGSNYVLEQWLPKTWFAGTFEGGFALDLLRKDLAAALDAARVAKHSMPATALAYQLYTARSAEGDGALDYSAIAKSYERIAGSEDDA from the coding sequence GTGAGTGAGCGCGCCGGCTTCGTCGGACTCGGTACGATGGGCGAACCGATGGCGCGAGCGTTGCGCCGGTCGGGGTTTTGGGTTACGGCCTGCGCGCACCGGCGCCGGGATGCGCTCGATCGGCTGATCTCCGGCGACGGGGTTGTGGAAGCTGCCGATCCGGCGGCGGTCGGGCGCGAGTCCGATGTTGCATTCGTGTGCGTTCCGGACGCTCCACAGGTCGAAGACGCGCTCTTCGGCGAGCACGGGTTGGCGGGTGGATTGGCACCCGGTTCGATAGTGGTCGATTGCTCTACCATCTCGCCGATCTCGTCGGTTTCATTCGCCGCCCGCTTGCGCGAACGCGGGATACGGTTTGCCGACGCTCCCGTTAGCGGCGGACCGGCGCGCGCCGCCGCGGGAACCTTGACGATTATGGCCGGCGCTCAGCCCAATGACTACGAACGCATCCGGCCGATGTTAGCCGCAATGGGCAACGCGCATCGCGTCGGCGATGTCGGCATGGGTGAAACCGTTAAACTCGTTAACCAAATCGTAATCGCCAACGTCATGATCGCCAACGCCGAGGCGCTGACGTTTGCGCAACGAGCCGGCGCGGATCTGGATGCGGTCCGGCAAATTCTTTCGTCCGCGACGGGTTCTAACTACGTCCTCGAACAATGGTTACCGAAGACCTGGTTTGCCGGGACGTTCGAAGGCGGCTTCGCGCTCGATCTGTTACGTAAGGATCTAGCGGCGGCGCTCGATGCCGCGCGTGTGGCGAAACATTCTATGCCGGCCACCGCATTGGCCTATCAACTGTATACTGCCCGCTCCGCAGAAGGGGACGGCGCGCTGGACTACAGCGCGATCGCAAAATCGTATGAACGGATCGCTGGAAGCGAAGACGACGCGTAA
- a CDS encoding SIMPL domain-containing protein (The SIMPL domain is named for its presence in mouse protein SIMPL (signalling molecule that associates with mouse pelle-like kinase). Bacterial member BP26, from Brucella, was shown to assemble into a channel-like structure, while YggE from E. coli has been associated with resistance to oxidative stress.) codes for MQKWTSALAALLLAAAACGPALAASTTEITVTGSGSVALTPDTATVSATVETNADNAARAVSDNNARYERVVGALVQAGIARSDITLSYYTVNYTPKPQTPAPGDRYGYAVRRQFDVKVREIGKAGAVVDACTGAGATGIDNVSFGTANPDAGKAEAIRRAVADARTTANALAAAAGLHVTGIESIGQGGGEFRPQPMMRMAAVAAAPTTFDQSNVNVSATVTVTFTAEP; via the coding sequence ATGCAGAAGTGGACATCCGCCCTCGCCGCCCTGCTCCTGGCCGCAGCGGCGTGCGGGCCCGCCCTCGCGGCGAGCACGACCGAGATAACGGTTACGGGAAGCGGCAGCGTCGCGCTCACGCCCGATACGGCGACGGTCAGCGCCACGGTCGAAACCAACGCCGACAACGCCGCCCGCGCAGTCTCCGACAACAACGCGCGGTACGAGCGGGTTGTCGGCGCACTCGTGCAGGCCGGTATCGCGCGGTCCGATATCACGCTGTCGTACTACACCGTCAACTACACACCCAAGCCGCAAACACCCGCGCCGGGCGACCGTTATGGCTACGCCGTGCGCCGTCAATTTGACGTAAAGGTTCGTGAGATCGGCAAGGCCGGCGCCGTGGTCGACGCTTGCACCGGAGCCGGCGCCACCGGAATCGACAACGTCTCGTTCGGCACGGCCAACCCCGACGCGGGTAAAGCTGAAGCGATCCGCCGGGCCGTCGCAGACGCGCGCACGACCGCCAATGCGCTCGCGGCAGCCGCCGGACTGCACGTCACCGGCATCGAGAGCATCGGTCAAGGCGGCGGCGAGTTCCGGCCGCAGCCGATGATGCGCATGGCCGCCGTCGCTGCGGCGCCGACCACGTTCGACCAGTCCAACGTCAACGTGAGCGCCACGGTCACCGTCACCTTCACAGCCGAGCCCTAG